The window GCAGTGTGTTTGCATCAGCAAGCAAGAGGGGTTGGAGTGTTAATCAGTACTAATCCCGTTATCAGAGCAGAAAAATATCAAACCTGACTAGGAGTCAACATAAGGGATGAACAAACCCAGTTTTTCTTGGGGGACTCATAAGATAGTAGAGTTTGGCTGAGGctaaaactgcagcaggagatGAAGCAGTGAGCTTTTGACAAAGAGCCCATCCAGGGAAATTGTTCCAAATCCCAATGAATTTCTCAAGTCAAACACAACACCTTGACCACAAACGCCTTCCCCTCAATTTAATGTCACTGCAGAGGGGTTGTACTGGGGAGCAACTCTTTTTAAGAGGGGAGAATGTTCCAGTAGCCTGGAACTGTAGCTCTTACAAGAAACTTGTTTCAGGGCAGTGTTCTGTGACCAACCAGGTCAATACTATGCTTATAAATCCAGCAGGTGGTAGTTTTTGGTCATCCTGATCCTTTGGGTAGTCTGAATTGCCCTATGAGCAGTTCCACTGCTCTCTAGTTCTGATCACAGGTgcttttggggtgtctgtgatGAGGGTACATCATTAATTGGTTAAGTGATGCTGAAATCCTCACATTCTCTGCCAAAACTACCTCTCAGTGTAGAAAACTCTGAATGCAGCCAATGCAGGGTGGAGACTGATATTTGGCCTTGCAGGAAAACAAGGAGAGAGTGCTGAGAAAGCTTTGGTTTCGAAAGCCCTGCAGATTTTAGGGAAGCTCTGAGCACCAGGAGGGCTCCTCAAAGCTCAGCTTTGTTTCTgcaccctgccaggaaagtaTTCTGAAACTTTGCAAAGCAAAGCTCCACAAGTTATCTTCTAAAAATCTCTATTTCCACTGCAGCCAGATGctattttctctgctgtgaagtgagaaagaaaatctgagATCCTGTGTCCTATCCAGCCACTGAGGTCTTCTGGCTCTTTAGGCAAACTGTCTGGAGTTTCACGTGTGGGTTTAGGCAAAAGTTTTTGCAGTTTGAGACTGTTGGAGTACAAATCCAACATGCTTAAAGATAAAGCACTGCACagctaaacaaacaaaatctagCCATAATGTCAAGACAGATTCCAGATTTGCTGATCAAAAATTaagtttagtttttttttaaacctcatGAAAGAATATTGTATGAAATCCACTGAGGTTCAAAGCTGAAATTGAAATTATAAATTCGATAAAATGATAAAACCGATGAAGTGATAAAACTGATTAATTGATAAAACCGATGGCCCTCACAGTGCCCCACACTGAAGTTCAGAATATTTCAACGTTAAATTTTGCATTTAAGTTAATGCCACCCCACAATTATATctcaatatttaaagaaaacaaaacctccaTGGCCGATTAGCTTCCAGTAAACCAAACCCTTTAAAATCATTGCTGCTCAGCATCACAAGCGCAGCACTAAACCCAGCTGCCCAAACACCTCTACTTCAAAAGTTGTGCAAATTACCAACAAAATAATCACCCCCCGCTCGTGTGAGCCgatccccagcaccagcagctctccaaaTTTCCACTGATCCCCTAGAAACGCAGGCAGGTGCAGGGagttgctgtccctgctggccctgaagctgtggggctgtggggccgcGGCTCCTGGCGCCGGTCGTGTCGCAGTCTCTAATCTCTGCTGTTGCATGTCCTGGGCAGGCAAGCGTGGGCGACGCAGCAGTGCAGGATCGCTAGACAGCAATATGGAAGTAAGTAGGAAGTTCCTGATGTCTAGCTGGATGTGATGATGTGCATTTCAAACCTTTcttttatatacatacatatttttttgctcttttttcttctaacatatatatatatacacatatatataaccTGCCTGCCACGAGTAAAATGCATGCCTAGGCTATTCACTCTGTATTCTTCCAGCTTACAAAGCACTGACAGCTTGTTTTAGAGCAATGCCATTTTTGGTTTGAGCTAACCTTGTTCCCTTTGTTCCTGCCAGCATGGTGAAATGGATATGATGTGTCCTTTTGCCACCATTTCAGTCTGGTCCCAGCTTAAAAGCCCACCTTGCTCTTTGTTACCAAGTACACTGTTCTTGCTGTTTGATATTTAGCTACAACTATTGACTGTCATGCTCAACCATCCCCATTGCTTATTTTCGAGTTCAATTGCGAAATGTATGCAGTCATGACACCATGGAATTGCACAGATAGGGCAtgggaggacaaaaaaaattattcagataGGTGAATTCAATGTGGATTTCATGAGATTTCATTCATCTTCAAACCATTTATATATACTGTTCATGTCTCTGAATTCagcttgcagatttttttttttttttttttttttttttttttttttttttttttttgtgtgtttgctttaggtagattacagtttaaatctagCATACTTTGCCTAACTACTCTTGTGTCCCATaactctttaaaaatacaaaccctCAACTTCAGCAACTAAATTCCAGGCTAAATAATAGAGAATGTTGGACCATAGGTCAGAAAAATATAAGCACATAGAAATGTTAGTGGCAAAAATGGTATGGTTCCATTTAACACAAAATGCAGAGGTAGGCCTGAGAAGCAGCACTGTCATATATAGTAGTGGAAAACtgctataaataaatatttaaataccattttaaaatctgagctGTAACTGTAATATTTGCTGCTGTATGTTTAACTATTTAGGTTGCATTTAATCTAGcgctttttttttgtggtaaaaAAGCAAGTATGGtattttttgcagtattttaaaatgtatttttcctttaaaaacacaCTCGTAGGTCTTATATCATGTTACATTTccgtgacatttttttttttaatttgaagtcaTATCACTTTATGTCAAAATATTGAGAGAAAATCACCCAATGCTTAACATCCTCTAAGAAGGGCATGAGTGCCCCACTGGCCACTTAGGGAAGGTGGAGATAAAATTTCCCCTAGAGCTCTCTAACATAATCCACCCATGTTAACCCTAAAGGAGGAGTTTGTGGGTCAGTgtgaactttttcttttttattattttttaatttttttttccctttccgaACATTtcaagatatattttttttaatttttattttctattaatttctttttagggGTCCATCATTAGCAGTCCTCACATGCGCCGAAGAGCTACATCAACCCGAGAGTGTCCATCTCGCCCTCACCAGACTATGCCCAACTCCTCCTCACTCCTAGGGTCCCTGTTCGGTAGCAAGAGGGGCAAGCCCCCCTCGCAGAGCCACGCGGCCGCGCAGACCCCGCACCACGCGGAgggcgcggccgccgcgccGCACCCGCACCACGCGCAGTTCTGCCACCAGAACCCGCCGCcctaccaccaccaccaccactacCACCCGCCCCCGCACCCGCACCCGCACCCGCACCAGTACCACCAGCACGGGCACGGCCACGGGCACGGCCCCTACCTGCCGCACGCCCCGCACCACGGCCCGCACCACGGCCCGCACCACCacgggccgcccccgccgcccgccgccgccagcaCCAAGCCCAAACACAGCGGCATCAGCACCATAGTCTAGGCCTAAAGACCCTCCTCGTGACTCTAGTTCCAAACCCAGCTGCAAAGGCACTTAGAGGAAGCAACAAAATCACACCGTCAGTTTTTACCCAGGCCATTTAATGAGCTTAAAGGCTTGCTGttactaaataaaataattccagttAGCCCAGGCTATACTGGTTTTACTTATCTACTGGATAGATGTTCACCACCATCTGGTTAGTTCTTATTTCCAAACTTGCCTTGACAACGTGCTGCTTGCTGAATCTGAGGAAAGCTACCTTTTACACCAAACCCCTGGACAATTTTACACACATAATGAAAAGCTAgcctatggaaaaaaaacagggaaaaaagtcaGACAGAACCAAGTGTTGCATTCTTGCTCTTTTACTCTCAATGGGCAAAAAAAATAAGTAGACCTGATATGGTTGATGAAAGTACGTAAGTAAactttatataatataaatatatacatataaatataaatataaatataaatatatatatatatatatatatatatatatactgtatAGTTAACATTTGTGcttggaaagaaattttttcagTCCACAAAACTAGCAATATAGACTTTACAAGGAATTCCACTTACTTGATAGGACAGTATAATAGATGAATAGCATATGAAAGTAGACCAAAACCATTAAACGTTAGAAACCAATTTcaaacatttcagtattttcatcaCAAGTCCCCTGGACTTGTTCAGATTTCTAAGCAATCATTACTAAATGTGCCAAGTAACATAGCATTTAAATGTTATAGTCCAATACTGCTTTGTATAAATCCTTATTTTATTAACACGATGATATCATACGTAATCAGTATTAGAGCTGCTCTGCTATTTCAGGTAAGCAAACTCGTTAAGATGCAGTAATTATTCCGTAGCAATGGAGGGTGCCCACCTACCAGGGGGCACCTCCGAGCATTGGTCACACAAGTTCTTAGACACTTTAAAGGCTGTGATAACTGTGAATTTACATGATCCACATTTCTTTTGTAAGCATATGGATTGAACGAGCACATGGGAAGAGTTCCGCCAGGTGCATGTAAACACTGCAAAAACATTCATCTCAAACATGAAAATGGCAAACCTCCATCCTTCTCAGCTACTTTGGTTCCTGTTTACCATAATTGCTCATTTTTACCTCCAGCGAAGCTGAATTCTAGTCCAGAGTGTTTCCAGTGGAAGTGCTCTAAAACTTGAAGGTTTGCTTTAGAATTTAGtatagggtttttttatatattgTCATAGTTTGACCTTGGCACAATGctagggcccccatgaagggtatatttttaaaatggtggctgtgagatgtgactcgggaacagaacaaagcaggctctcattcggggatggaggggaaaaaaacataacactttatttattacaaatttagaaaggaacacatactaaactaagaatgaacaccttccagataccttcctcctccccctcccttttctccagagatccaccacccctcaaattatcaaccttCAAAttcatcagggagagaggagtccccccttgcctcatgggcTTTTTccggaagcacaattgaaacctcctgtgcttccgtgtcacccatggccccacccaaagaacatcggccctcgtgacttctccccgccatgtccagtgctctcaccactggacacgggccaggactgcttttagggctccccgtttaaagatgctccacccacttccagaagcagcagtctctcaactcttgggacaccagtcccccccaaatttcaccccctggggccgaggggcctcatgaacagagatcttcctctccgtggagacagagggcatctcacacccccttcagccgtctctgttcacgccgctgcttcactcttgactcccgggtgttgcctccccctaaatacagtctctgggtcacagggaaaaaacacgggtctgtccatggctatacaagaaagagtccagcccaaggccactccatcatctctttcactcaggattcttctctcttccagctttcctcacgcttgcccatctctcatctctctctcacctcatcttgattcaggaggattcagtatttgtaaggtttctattagtctacaaaggggttaaaatcttcaactctgcctgcccaaggactcccacatctgccgggcaccttctctcgacgcatcccccgcttctggccggctgagttgccagcacaatttctgtctctctctccgggggggggctgcccagacatctcaattctcatcaacccctgcatgttttcctccacctctgcaccttttggggctcccggcctcctccctgtcatggcctccccctgccccacccagacgcagctgggcaggggagaggtcggaccttactcaccaacgccggattcccaaagaggaagttctctgggaatctcctgcttttaacccccgtgtgttctcagaggcgtatccagattCTCAGTGGCCATatcacatgccaattttgaatttggccactgattggcccgacttagacttttccaaaaacacatttccgggccaaaccacgacatatatatatatatattaaaaaaatttcaaaatctgtAATTCCATGTAGCCATGTGCTAGCAATGAAGTGGCTTTACCATTTTTACTCATCACATTTGTTAGTTTGAAACACCCAGCACTCAGCAGGCTGAGTTTATGCTCAAACCTTCACTTCCATAGTCCAGTTAGTTGCAAGACATCACATAAAAATAGGCTGTGCTGTTGTTGCTTATGTGTTGTAACCaaacaatttgcaaatttctctaCAATTTGTATCCCGAAATCCTGTACAAAGCTATCCATGGCACCTACTTTGTAGTTTCAGCACTTTGAGCCACTGCAAGGACTTAACACCTAAACAGTAGAGACAAAGGAATCACAACTGCAAAACTGTACCAGCCTAAAAGCAAACCTTGAAGAGGATGAGCAAAAAGTTCCAGTGAGAGATGGGTAAAAGTAATCACAGCTCCAACCAGTCGGGTTTCtgtggaacagaaaacaaacagtaatAAAAGCGTCCCAAATCGGGAGGACATGGGAGCAACAGAGTGACTTGTCCTGTTGGCTTGCTCATGGCATCTCTAGCGTGGGGAGGATGGGAGAGGTTCagtcattttttccctttcatacCATGGATACCACAATACCAGCAGAACTGCAAACTGAGCACTTTGTTCACCTCCACAGAGAGCAAATACAGCAATCTAGAGTTTAGCcttttgtttccagcagtcCACGTTTGTTTCACACATGTGCAATATGTTTTCCCCTTCTGCTCCTTCTCTTTAGAATGATctccatgaaaagaaaacaagtgattattattctttttctgtgtCACTCATTCTATTCTAAATTCTGCGGCTTACCTTAAGAGGGCTCACCTGGGTCCCCTGAGGCTCTGTTCCttgcagtttaaaaaatatatactgtTCTTATAAGGGAAAGTAGAACTGTCTGCATGTCATCTAATGTTATTAGTGTGAGGCTACACTCTACATATTGTATAATTGCAAAATATATCAGTGTTACTGTTGATATTAGTTGAAGTAAAGTGATAACATGTTTCAATATGTAGACTTTTCTTCATACATCTGTACCAATAGTAGAGTCTAACTGTAATTTATAGGTTGTTCCAGAAAAGATGAAGAACCATTTAGGTGCAAACATCTCTGAGAAACTGcatcttttaattaaaacagagGTAAGAAAGCTCCTCTTCACTGGGTGATGGAGTCTGTACTTGTTTCAGATGCAGAGGCATAATGGAAGTAAAATTCTGTAGATGGAATAAAGGCAGAATATGCAGTAGCAGTGGAGAGGAAAATCTGACTCACTGTGTTGATTAACGCTGAAGGTGTTAAATCTCCCAGATCTGCATTtgctttgtgtttaaaaaaccctttcattCATTTAAATTAGAGTTACATATATTCTGTGCTTAAACAGTGAGCCACAGTTTAATGCCTGCCCACTGATTTTCCATGTGCAGTCAATGCATTTGTGAACCAAAGTGTTGAGGAGATGTCACAAACGTGCAtgcacagaaacatttccaCATGGTTCCAtggacactggggaggagaatgtgcctgccctgggcctgcaggGAGTGTGAAATCACAGATCACTTGGAGGCTGGTTAGAAACCAAAACTGGTAACCTGAGAGCACGGGATTTGGAAACTCTGTTCTTGCTCTTTCAAGCCAAGGAGGAGAAACAGTggactttactttttttttttccctagttttgttctgttttgtttcttagacTATGTGTTTCTATGTACTCCAACCAAACAAAAGTGTCTTGGTGTCAGCACAAGTCTCCAGACCTTTGCTGCTTGTATAGGGTCATAGTAAAACCTCTCTGACTCCATCCTTGATCAACAGTTGCTTAGAGCAGTGTGGGTCGTGCCTAGAATAGGAGAATTCCAGCACTTAACACTGCCTGGGGTtaagaaaatgaattaaaatgaatTCTTCAGCCTGCAGACAGGAGTAGAATGGAGAGGGTTTTTTATCAGATACCATTGCCAATTACAAACTGGTACAGAACTGCATAGACTGACCGTGATTCTCTCTTCCCATAAACGATGTGGCAAAGCAGTAATGCTGATTTGGACAAATGAAAGGGAAACGTAAAGAATGAAGGTGtggcaacaacaaaaaaaatcttttctgggACAACAATCAAAtatatatttggggtttttatttttttaagttaagaatgaaatgtaaaacaatgtaaagaaacaaaaaatcaaagttCATCCTAATATAATGTGCGCCTTGTATTGCTAAAAAAAAGAGTCTAACATACAGTGTAGAATGATTTTCCCATCATGTACTGCATGCAGCAGAAGCCTCTTGTTTCTTGATAAAATGAGCTGAAAGACAGTCAGCAGATATTTAAACACTGAATCTCTAGATGTTGACTTGCTGTTCCATATGAAgctgtgtgttttctgcagtTAAGCATGCATTTTGCTGTTCCCTTGTAAAATACCATCGCACTTCTTGACTGAAAAATGGATTCTCGTGtatatatttcaaagaaaagtgGAACCAATAACAAGATTCaatttggaaaagagaaaagggggtgGTGAAAATGGGACCAGTAGGGGGAATAGAGAATTATCTAAATTGTACATAGTGTGTAAATTAGCATTACTATAAGTCTGCAGTCACTTTGAGGTTGCCTATCTCCTGCTAGGAACTTAAATCAGCTTTGAGTTGTATTAAACTGTTAGAATTAGGTCTTGAATGCAGACTCTTAAAGACTTCAAAAATCATTATGCTTACAAGAAGCTTCTGTTCTGGGGAGGCTCGAGACCCCTTTTGTAACTCTGGGGAAGAAAGGAgtgctttcattttaatatgCATTCTGTTTGTAAGTAGTAACAGACCCTATTGATGTAAAACTATAACTGTGATCATGTGGAGAAATCAAATAAATCATTTAAAACTCTTTGTTTCTCATTTAATGCAATCCAAGAGCTTCAACTCTTCATATTTGAAATGAAGGAAATTCCTTCCAATGGtatcctggccctgctgaggcagTGGGATTTGTGCTGCTCACTTCAGAGGGGCCAGGAACTGAGGATCAGGTGGAGGAggtggtgagtggagtctgTGACCCGTCCTCACTCAGCTTGGTGGGGTAGTGCTGAAATAAATTGAGTTCTAGAGTCACTAAAGAGCAATGAATCCAAcagccagatgtgcagccagggagagagTGACTCCAGCACCCAGATGTGCAGACAGGGAAGCACGGCAGAGGTCCTGGTGGACAATTCCTAAACCCCTCGAGCCCCGGAGAGTGCTGGCAGCTTTGAGACCTTCTgtcccaggggctgtgtgtccaGCTGACCCCACGCAGCCTCAGGAGCTCCTGTCCAGGGCACTtgtgccctgcctgggcagggccccGTTTGTCCTTTCCAGGGTCAAGTCCTGGGCTGCTCCGTGGaacccccaggagctggcagtgcctcgTGGCCACGGGCAGGGAGCCCCGGACCCCTCAGCCCAGCACCGAGTAAGTACTGCCCAGTTACTCCTTGTCCTCTGTTTGTGTGTCTCAGTTTCCAGCCCTGAAGGATCCTTTGCCACACGTGACCTTCCCAGAGTTTGAATTGCAGTTACATTTTGACAATCACCTGTGGATATTCCATTGTGCCCTGAACTTGGTGCATTTCCAGCCTTTCCAGGAGATTGTAGTGTGTTCTGGAAAGCCTGGCCAAGCTAATGCTCAGCTGTCAGTTAAACTAAACACTatgtttgcttctgttttctacaAATTTTAGGACATTCTTGAATTATTTTGTGGGAATAGTCAACTATGACCTCTTTCTGGAGGGCTGTAATTTCAGGATGCGCATcttcaccaatttttttttttggtaggtaAGTACCCACTTACCATCAtcctctgtgccactctgagCTGTGGGAGCCCTTTGAAGGTGACCAGTGAAACATCCTCTAGTGGAAGTAGAAGAATTTGTAGAGCTGTTCTTCACTGATGCTTCTATTCCTGGTTTAGAAATTAGGATTTGTAGAACTTTAGCAGATTTTGAGAAGACAAGAGGTTTGCACGTGGCAGTGCACTCACAGATTGTGGGAATGAGTCGTCATCCAATAAACAACTTCTCAAGCTCTTCTAGATagcaactttttaaaaacaggttctttcccaagaatttttgcctttttttttttttgttgttgaaataaagaaatgcaagattaaaaggacagaaaaacaaaataaagatctTCAAATGTTTTATCTGTAtctttcttcagatttttgttGACTTAACAATCAATGAATTCTatttaactttgtttttttccagttggcCTTAATGATTGATTTTGATTCAGAGTTTCATAAAAACAGGTATGGTATTTtagcatatatttattttaatagttgTGTAGTGTTTTATTCATCTCCACCCTGTGTTACAGCTGCATTAAATATACCTTTTCCAAAGGAATCTTTCTGGATTTTTACCCTGCTTAGTGATTTTGGTGCCATATTTTGTTGATGTAAAATTCCTGGAAGGGAACATAGCACAACCAATTTAATAGAAATATCTGAACCAcacaaaaaattcattttaggtGTAGTTTTTTTAAGTAAGCCTTCTTTCTGTTTCCTATTATTTCAAGAATTAAAGACAAATCCTGTATTACTCAGCAAAAGTAA of the Passer domesticus isolate bPasDom1 chromosome 9, bPasDom1.hap1, whole genome shotgun sequence genome contains:
- the LOC135307579 gene encoding histidine-rich glycoprotein-like, with product MSWAGKRGRRSSAGSLDSNMEGSIISSPHMRRRATSTRECPSRPHQTMPNSSSLLGSLFGSKRGKPPSQSHAAAQTPHHAEGAAAAPHPHHAQFCHQNPPPYHHHHHYHPPPHPHPHPHQYHQHGHGHGHGPYLPHAPHHGPHHGPHHHGPPPPPAAASTKPKHSGISTIV